CTTTTTCTTTTAGAACATTTGATATCCATTTTTACGAAGATATTTCATCACAAAGCCAGCTGCAATTGCTCCCACTAATCCACTAGATAATATGATGATATCCGCAGCATGTAGAGAAACAATTTTATGCCCTAAAGCAGAAAACGCAGTTCCTGTTTTCGTAAAGTAATCAAAAAAGCGTACCTCATCAATAATGAGAATTACTACTATTGGATAAAGAACTGCCATAAACCAAGTCATTCGTAAAAGCATATTCAATAAGAAGGCGATTCCGAAAAACATCACAAAAAATATAAGAACTGAAAGTATCATTTGTACGATCATAAAGTCCATAATCTATTACCTCCGTAGCATCTTTAAATAGTTTACCTTAACGGAGGCTAGTATTCAATGTACTTGTTCAATTTCACTTATTTGTCATAATCAATTACACCTTGGCTTAAAAGGCACTGTGTGTGCATATGCACCTAAATAAAGTTACCGTCTTTTTTTGCCTGATCCATTGCAACAACTGCAAGTTTCAGATCCCCCTAATCTTAGTTGAAAATAACCTTCTCCCTTACAGTATGGACAATGATTTGGATTTACTTCCTTTTTAGATCTCATTCTAAACGCCTCCAATTGTATTTTTAATATTCAGATAATATATCATATAATTTATTTTTTGTAAACAAAAAACACAAAAAATATTTTTGTGTTTTTTCTACTACTATTGAGAAAAGTGCAAGCGTCCTTTAAGTTTAACCGGTTTTCACCAATTTCCAAGTGCTTTGGACTAAACATTGGCTACACTATTAACGAAAACCATTATGGAGGATGTTTGTCCGTCGCCCTCTTGAAATTTTTAGAGACACGGTGCATTAGGTTTGGTTAATGAGAGATTATATACTTTCCTATTCTTTTAAAAGCGGACGAAGATGCAATTTCGTCCGCTCAGCGCTTCTATAATAATAGATACTACCCATTTCTTTCAGGTTCCACCACCTCAGATCATTTGCCCGCTAATTCATGGTTATTGTGTACGGTAAAAGTAATAAATAAATAGCATCAAGCCATTATAAGATTATAGTGAATACTAGATTTCTAGTATTTCTATTTCATTTACATTCTTTTAAAAAAAGAGTTTATAGCTACTATAACCGAATACATCCCCTGGATTAATGCCTTCTATTGTGTGAAAACCCTCTTCTATTTTCTTATGAGCCAGTTCTTGAATCAAGACAGAGGCATTTTCATCTAATCTTAATGATTCTGGATGTATCCACTGTACTTCGTATAGTTCAGAAAGTTGTGCTTGTATGATTGGGTCTTTTTCTTTTGGAGCAAGTAAAAAAATAGCCATATTATCGCTGATTTTATTGTGAATAACTCCACTTCTAAAGCCAATCATTTTTTCCACTTTACACTCAACACCTGTTTCTTCCTTCACTTCTCTCAGAACTGCCTCATCTATCGTTTCATCTTTGTTTACAAATCCTGCTGGAAATGACCAACTTCCATGAAGTCCACCATATCTTTTTTTAACAACGAGCCACTCTCCTCGATGGTTTACAACAAGACCTGCTACTCCTAGCCAAATACTTCCTCTATCTTCTCTAGCCATATAAATAACCCCTTTAAAAAAACTCTCACTGTAATTATTCATACAGTGAGAGCTTAAAGTAATTAATATAAATTATAAAGTGAATTTACCTTTTTTCAACAGCAGTGGAACTCCACCGATCATGTAAAGCGCACGGTTATCGATAACTTTTTTCATGATAGATGCTTTTGTTCCAGTAATTTTTTTACCCATTACATCACCAATTGCATCGTGTTCTCCTAGAGAGCATACTGTCCCTTTAAGAGCAGGAACGAATTCTTCTGTTTCATTCCCTTTAATAAGAGCGACAATATTTTTTGCAATCGTTACTGCTTGTTGCATTGCAATTTGTGCAGTTGGAGGATACGGACGGTTAACTTCTTCATTGATCATAAGTGCGCAGTCACCAACGATGAATACATCTGGGAACCCAGGAGCACGCATATCTTTTTCTACTTTAACGCGAGCACGCATGTTTTCAATACCTGAAGATTCGATTAGACGATTTCCACGAACTCCAGCTGCCCAAACAACTGTACCAGCTTTGATAAATTCAAATTCGTCTTCACCTTTTTTAATATTAACGCCTTCTGGAGTCGCTTCCACTACTGGTGTACCAATAGAGAATTCAATTCCTTTAGACTCTAATTGTCTTACAGCATATTCTACTAATGCTGGATCAAAACCTGGAAGCACCATTGGAGCAGCTTCGACGCAAACTACGCGAACTTTTTCTTTTGGCACATCGTATTCTTTGCAAAGTTCAGGAATTCGATTTCCTAATTCACCTAAAAACTCAATACCTGAGAATCCAGCTCCACCTACAACGATTGTTAAGCGTGCATCATCACGAACTTCTTCTGTTGACCATGTTGCAAATTGATATTCAATATGATCGCGAATTTGACGAGCTGCATTCACATTAGCAATAGAAAGTGCATATTTGTCTAAGCCAGTAATTCCGAATGTTTCACCTTCAAAGCCTAAACCAATTACTAAGTAGTCATATGTAAATTCACCAGCACTAGTAGCAATTTTTTTGGTATTTACATCAATCGCATCAACTGTTGCTTGCACAAATTTTACTTTGCTAGAATTTATAACATCTTTTACATCGTAACGAACTTGGTCAGGTCGTAATGTACCAGCAGAAGCTTCATGCAACCAAGTAGATTCATAATGGTAATCATTTTTGTTTACTAGAATAATATCTGCATCATCTGCACCTACTAGCTTTTGAAGGTTAACTACTGTAGTTAATCCACCATATCCTGCGCCTAGTACTAGAATTGTCGGTCTTTTCACGAAGATCGCAACCACCTTTAATATATTTTTTAGAAGACCCCCATGATAAGCAGGGCTCGTTCTTTGCCCTGTTTACGACAAAAAACCCTTAATTCTTATATTAGACCTTTTATCACATGATTTCAATACATACTTACGGTATTATTAAGGTTTGAATTTACAGATAACTCCACATGAAATACTTATTATAACTAAGAAAAATTAGCAGTTCTCCGGGGTGCCTTCTTTTTTTGCAGTTCTAAACGAAGAACCACAGCCACAAGAGGCGATTGCGTTGGGATTTTCGATGGTAAATCCACCGCCCATCAGCGATTCCTTATAATCTATTGTAGTTCCATTTAATATAGATCCATCTTCTGTAGAAACTACTATATCGATACCATGTTGATGAAGTGCTAGATCATCTTCTTGTTTTTCTTTTTCAAAACTCATGCCGTAAGAAAGACCGCTACACCCACCACCATTTACTGCAACACGAAGCATGGAGCCCTCTTCTCCGTTATGCGTCATCATTTCTTTTACGCGGTATGCTGCCGCTTCAGATAGGATTACAACTTCAGTCATCTGAATCACCATTCCTTCCTTTTATATATCATATCAATATTTTTACCTTATAGACAAGGAATACTACCTACAAAATCTGTGCCATTGGCGGAAACATTTACTTCATTTAGGTAAGTATAAATGTTTAATGAATGAAGATAATTACTTAGCATTCAACTTATCTATCAAGTATAATAGAACTAGTTAGTTATTGGGTGAAAAGAGGTTTAATAATGGAATTATCTCCTTATTATCAAAAAGATATGGAATGCTTACATTGTAAAAAGAAATTTAAAACGACAAAAGTACGAACTAAGTTTGTTAAAGTGGAAGCAAATGAAACAGACTTTCAACCTATCTACCAAAACAACGAAATAAATCCACTTCTCTATAATGTATTCGTCTGTGAGCATTGCGGTTTTTCATTCACAGAGGATTTCACAAAATACTTTACCCCTGGAGTGATAGAGATAATCCAAAAAGAAGTTGCAAATAAATGGGTACCCCATTCTTTTGGAAATGAAAGGACTATTGAAGAAGGAATTATGGCATATAAATTAGGCATTCATAGTGGATCCCTAAAAAAAGAAAAATTTATCAATTTAGCTGGGCTAGCATTACGGACTGCTTGGTTATATCGATTACAAAATAAGGAAGATCAAGAAAAACGATTCATGGAAATTGCACGTGATCGTTATTCCGATTCCTACACAACTGATGATTATAACGGAACACAAATGTCAGAAACGCGTGTCCTCTATTTGATAGCTGAATTATCTAGAAAAATAGGTGATATAGAATATGCCACACGTTACTTTTCTAAAGTAATTGAAAAACAAAGTACTTCTATTGAACCAAAAGTAATTGAAATGGCAAAAGAACGTTGGCAAGAAATTCGAGAAAGTAAAGAAAAAGAAGCCCTTCGTTAAGGCTTCTTTTTCATCAAATAAAATGTTACTTATAAAAAAGGTAACAGTATAGATTAAACCTTTAATGGGCAAATACAAATCCTTCGCATGCACAAAGTTGTCCAAGCAACAAAACTGGCCTGCCACATTTAAACAGATACATTGCGAATTCTTATTAAAATACTTGTTCTACTTCTATTATTCCTGGAACTTCTTCCAGTAATGCGCGTTCAATACCTGCTTTTAAAGTAATGGTTGAACTTGGGCAGCTTCCGCAAGCTCCTAAAAGGCGTAGTTTTACAATACCATCTTCAATATCTACAAGTTCACAGTCTCCCCCATCACGTAGTAAAAATGGGCGTAATTTATCTAAAACTTCTTGAACTTGTTCATTAATTGTATCAGTCATATCTATCGACTCCTTTCACTATAATCATTATAATGTGAAGTAAGAAAAAAATCCAATAAAGAATTCGAAGGAGATCTTCTAATATGGGCACTCAAGCATTAAATATAGAAATTTTTGGAGCGGACATCATGTGCGCTAGCTGTGTAAATTCACCATCCTCTAAGGATACATACGAATGGCTTCAAGCAGCTATCGACCGAAAGTTTCCAAACCACCAAATCACATTTACCTATATCGATATCGAACAACCAATTGAGAATGAAAAACAGCAAGATATTGCCACTCGAATTGCCGATGACGAATTTTTCTACCCACTTGTCATGATCAATGATGAAGTAATTGGTGAAGGTTATATTCAATTAAAACCAGTATATGCAGCACTTGAGAAGTATGGGTATACTAGTGAAGTAGAATAATTAAAATACCTATAGATTAATAGATGTATGATTCTGATGGATCGATTATTACTACTTATTGATCGATTAACCATTTAATCAAAAAAAAGAAAAGCTTCGAAACGCTTATTAAATAAACGTTCCGAAGCTTTTTTATCCATTATGGCGCTTGTACATCCATAACAATCCAGATTTCATCAGTCTAGCAATACGCCCTGTTACTGAAATATCTGCTAAATAAGCAAAACCTTGTTTCTTCCCAAGAGATCCCATGAAACCTTTTAGCTTAATTTCTGGCATTACTTCTGGAAGAGGTGTGTTCTTCCAACGTGCTTGTAATACTTTCACAATTTGTTCTGCTTGTTCTTCTGCGAGTTGAGCACTTGGTGCAAAAGGAAGGGATGCACAATCTCCTACTACGAATACATTTTCGTATCCCGGTAAATCATGATATTGCGTTAATATGACACGCCCAGAACTATCTTTTTCGCCTGGTAATGCGCGCACTGGTGCGGCTGGCTGAATCCCTGCTGTCCAAACGACAACATCCACAGGAATAATTTCTTCATGATTGTATAATTTGTTCGTTTCAACTTTTGTTATATTCGAGTTACTCACAATTTCTACATCATTTGAATCGAACCATTTTTTTACATAATTACTCAAACGCTCTGGAAAATCTCTTAATACACGAGGACTGCGGTCAAATAATTTAATTCTTAAATCTGGACGACTTTCACGCAGTTCACTAGCAAGCTCAATTCCACTTAAGCCAGCTCCAACAATTCCAACAACAGAGCCTGATTGTAAGCCACCTAGCTTGCTATAAGTATCACGAGAACGCCCAATGGTTTGAATGCTATACGTAAATTCATCCGCACCAGGTACTCCGTGATATTTATCCTCACAACCAAGGCCAATTATTAAATCATCGTATTGAACTGATTGTCCATCTGCTAATAACACTTCTTTACTATCCACATCAATTTCTAGAATTTCACCATATTTAATCGTTAATTTTTGGTTTTCAGGAAATGCCACACGGATTTCATTATCTGGAGATGTTCCAGCTGCCAACGCATAAAATTCTGTCTTCAAACTATGAAATGGTGTTCGGTCTATTAATGTGATTTCTACATCATCTGGTAAATTGTTTGGCAATAGACGAAGTAAAACACGCATATTACCATATCCTCCACCTAACAATACTAATTTTCGCATAATATTCTCCCTCAACTTTCAATGTCTCTTCAAATTATAAATGATTGTGATGGTTTTCACAATAAGACTTCTAAATTGACGGATGAATAAAAAAAGAGTAGCATGACGGAGTAATGAGGTGACAGCTATGAATCCAATGGTTGAATTCTGTATAAGCAACCTTGCAAATGGTTCTCAGGAAGCATTTGATATTTTGGAGCAAGATTCCAATTTAGATGTATTAGACTATGGTTGTTTAAGTTATTGCTCGCTGTGTTCCGAAACTTTTTTCGCCATTGTCAACGGTGAAGTTGTGGAAGCAGAAACGCCTAGTGAACTTGTAAAAAACATATATAAATACATCGAAGAAAATCCTTTATTTTAAAAAGACTGCAAAGTAATCTGCAGTCTTTTTACTTTATCCATTCACTTAACGATTGCAGAAGATAGGTTGGTTTCTCCAACTGTTGCAGCACATCCTCTGTTCGATTTACACCACTATTTACATGGACCGTATCGATCCCCATACGGATGCCAGTTAAGATATCTGTTTTATAATTATCACCAATCATAACCATTTCATCTTTATGAAACCCATATTTTTTTTGAATAAGCTCTAACATAAACGGTTGAGGTTTCCCCATATATAGTGCTTCCACACCGGTAGAATGTTCTACTAGTTTTGTGAAAGCTCCATTTCCAGGCAGAAATCCCCTCTCACTAGGGAATGCATGATCACTATTTGTTGACAAAAATGTTGCTCCTGCACGAACCGAAAGACAAGCATTGGAAAGTTTTTCATAATTGATGTGATGATCGATTCCCATTACAACAACATCAGCCATCTCTTCTGTTCGGTCAATTCTTTTCATGTCTAGCGCTTCTTGTAATCCACTTTCTCCAATCATAAACACAGACTTTCCTTGATAATGTTCATCAATATAATTAGCAGCTGCAATAGATGAAGAGATAATATGGTCTTCGCTTGTATGGACATCCATCTGCGCTAGTTTTTGCTGAAATTGCTTTTGCGTCATGGAAGAATTATTTGTCACAAAAAAAGGATCGATTCCTTTTCCTTGTAAATAGTGAACAAATTCAATTGCTTCTTTTATTGGAGTCTTCCCTTTATATACGGTGCCGTCTAAATCTAAACAATAGGCCTTATATGGTAACATTAGAATCCTCTGGTAAAAAAGCCGAGACAGGACCTAATTCATTCTCTATATAACTCTCCACCATTTTCGGAAATTGTTTTAAATAAGGAAGATTAGAAACTAATACCTGTGCTAATTGCGTATGATCGATAGAATGAAAATCACGGACAAGAACTTTTCTATAATCAATTACTTCTTTTAATGGTGTATCCATTTCTATTGTTATAACCTTTTCGTCTGTCAAAATGTCGATAATATCAACGTAACCACCTGGATCTCGCATGATGAAACCGTCAATCATAGAATTACCTATATCTATTATGGACTCAATCATATTTTGACCTATTCGTTCAAGCGCTAGCTTAGATACTTCATCTCGATTCCAGTCTGTTTTTTCTTCTAGTAATTTAATTAAAGCGTTCATATGAGTAATAGTCGTTTTAATTTTTTTTCGATCCACAAAATACATCGAAATGCCTCCTATTTTTTGTTCAGTTGATATTAACTTCTATTCTATAGTACCATAATTAAAGGGTAGGAAGGAGTGTTATGAAGTGGAACGATTTTTCTTATATGATGATGTAGAAGATACAAAAACAAGGTTCGTTGGATTTACAGGTGATTCTCAACGCTATGATTTAGCTATTGTGCAAAGTTCTCGCTTTTTTGGGAAAGTTCTCGTGATGGATATCCAATATGGCCGAGCTGCCATATTAGGACCAGATGATTTAGAAGAACCAGGCTATCTAGAGCATATATATAATAGAACCGAAGTCGAGGCTGAGGAATTAAGAGATTACTTGAGAGAATTATTAAATTAAGAAAAGCGAAAGACGACTTTTAAGAGCATTTTGTCTTTACTATTTCCTGAGTGCTTTGGAAGAAACATTATATACACTATTACCGTTAGTTTTATGAATCGTGACTGACGAAGAGGCGAAGATATCTAAGAAAAACTGGGCAAAAAGATGGTCCTTTTAAAAAGAGTAACTTAGAAATACCGCCTGATTTCCGCTACGGCGGACGCTTTTCGCGGGCACGGCTTCAGTCTCCTCGTCACTGCGTTCCTGCGGGGCCTTCTGCTCATGCTATTCCCGCAGAAGTCGCCGCCTGCGCTCCAATCAACTAATATGTATGGAGCGAATTATAGTCGCTTAGTAAGATAGATGACATTTAAATCCTATGAACATTAGAAAGTTATACGGATGCACAAAAATATCATCTCTAATTCAACCATAATTACAGGATGGCTTGATCATTACGTTTACTTAAACTAATTCTATCTTCTTAGCGATAGCCAGGAGTAAAACCTTCTTGTTAGTTACTACTCACTTAATGGATTGTAGTGAAAGGTGGCGACTCCGGCGGGATTAGTGAGACAGATGAGCAATCACAAGCGACGCGAATGCGGCGGTGATGGCTCATCGCTCACCCCGCGGAAAGCGTCCACCTGAAACGGAAATCCATGGTATGATTTAATTCTTTAAAGTACTATGAACACTGGATTCGCAGGATGATAATCCATAAATTTTCTTATCTTTTTTTAAAAAACCTTGAGCAGATCATAATTGATTCTGCTCAAGGTTTTCTTGTTCTAAGTCATCTGTTTCAACCGGTACGACTTTTGGTGCTACACCTGTTTTTTTTATTAAAAAATATGCGCAGCCAAAATTACAATACTCATATAAGTAATCTTTCATTGTACTTATTTTTGTGTCAAATGTAGCTTTATTATTTCGATCCTCAAAAAAGCCCTTTAATCGGAGTTGATTGTATCCCCAGTCTCCCATAATATAGTCGTATTTAGATAATATTTCACTATATCTTTCTAAAAAAGCTTCTTCTTTAAATGCTTCACGGTAATCCTCTACGACTTCATATGTGTATCCCTCAGCAATAATCACTCCATCACCATCCATTAGCTATTTTGAGTAGCGAGTTGTTCCTCACCTTGTGCTTGTCTTTGTTTAGCTGCAGCATTTACTTGTTCATCTGCATGATAACTACTTCTTACAAGAGGGCCAGCTTCACAATGTGAGAATCCTTTACTCATTGCAATTTTACGTAATTCACCAAACTCAGCAGGTGAATAATATTTTAACACTGGTAAATGTTTTTTCGAAGGTTGTAAATACTGACCAATAGTCATTATGTCTACATTATTTGCACGCAAGTCATCCATTACTTCTAATATTTCTTCATGCGTTTCTCCTAAACCTAACATTAAAGAAGACTTAGTTGGAATAGTTGGTTGCATTTCTTTTGCACGACGTAATAACTCTAGTGACCGATCATATTTTGCTCTTGCACGAACTCTTGGTGTCAAACGACGAACTGTTTCAATATTATGATTCAAAATATCTGGTTTCGCATCCATAATGTTACGGATATTCTTTTCTATTCCACCCATATCAGAAGGTAATACTTCAATAGAAGTAAATGGGTTTTTCCGGCGAATGGCACGAATCGTTTCAGCAAATACTTCGGAAC
The nucleotide sequence above comes from Psychrobacillus glaciei. Encoded proteins:
- a CDS encoding YuiB family protein, giving the protein MDFMIVQMILSVLIFFVMFFGIAFLLNMLLRMTWFMAVLYPIVVILIIDEVRFFDYFTKTGTAFSALGHKIVSLHAADIIILSSGLVGAIAAGFVMKYLRKNGYQMF
- a CDS encoding YuiA family protein produces the protein MRSKKEVNPNHCPYCKGEGYFQLRLGGSETCSCCNGSGKKRR
- a CDS encoding NUDIX domain-containing protein, which gives rise to MAREDRGSIWLGVAGLVVNHRGEWLVVKKRYGGLHGSWSFPAGFVNKDETIDEAVLREVKEETGVECKVEKMIGFRSGVIHNKISDNMAIFLLAPKEKDPIIQAQLSELYEVQWIHPESLRLDENASVLIQELAHKKIEEGFHTIEGINPGDVFGYSSYKLFF
- a CDS encoding NAD(P)/FAD-dependent oxidoreductase, which codes for MKRPTILVLGAGYGGLTTVVNLQKLVGADDADIILVNKNDYHYESTWLHEASAGTLRPDQVRYDVKDVINSSKVKFVQATVDAIDVNTKKIATSAGEFTYDYLVIGLGFEGETFGITGLDKYALSIANVNAARQIRDHIEYQFATWSTEEVRDDARLTIVVGGAGFSGIEFLGELGNRIPELCKEYDVPKEKVRVVCVEAAPMVLPGFDPALVEYAVRQLESKGIEFSIGTPVVEATPEGVNIKKGEDEFEFIKAGTVVWAAGVRGNRLIESSGIENMRARVKVEKDMRAPGFPDVFIVGDCALMINEEVNRPYPPTAQIAMQQAVTIAKNIVALIKGNETEEFVPALKGTVCSLGEHDAIGDVMGKKITGTKASIMKKVIDNRALYMIGGVPLLLKKGKFTL
- a CDS encoding HesB/IscA family protein; amino-acid sequence: MTEVVILSEAAAYRVKEMMTHNGEEGSMLRVAVNGGGCSGLSYGMSFEKEKQEDDLALHQHGIDIVVSTEDGSILNGTTIDYKESLMGGGFTIENPNAIASCGCGSSFRTAKKEGTPENC
- a CDS encoding DUF2225 domain-containing protein; amino-acid sequence: MELSPYYQKDMECLHCKKKFKTTKVRTKFVKVEANETDFQPIYQNNEINPLLYNVFVCEHCGFSFTEDFTKYFTPGVIEIIQKEVANKWVPHSFGNERTIEEGIMAYKLGIHSGSLKKEKFINLAGLALRTAWLYRLQNKEDQEKRFMEIARDRYSDSYTTDDYNGTQMSETRVLYLIAELSRKIGDIEYATRYFSKVIEKQSTSIEPKVIEMAKERWQEIRESKEKEALR
- a CDS encoding NifU family protein; translated protein: MTDTINEQVQEVLDKLRPFLLRDGGDCELVDIEDGIVKLRLLGACGSCPSSTITLKAGIERALLEEVPGIIEVEQVF
- a CDS encoding YuzD family protein, whose protein sequence is MGTQALNIEIFGADIMCASCVNSPSSKDTYEWLQAAIDRKFPNHQITFTYIDIEQPIENEKQQDIATRIADDEFFYPLVMINDEVIGEGYIQLKPVYAALEKYGYTSEVE
- a CDS encoding NAD(P)/FAD-dependent oxidoreductase, which codes for MRKLVLLGGGYGNMRVLLRLLPNNLPDDVEITLIDRTPFHSLKTEFYALAAGTSPDNEIRVAFPENQKLTIKYGEILEIDVDSKEVLLADGQSVQYDDLIIGLGCEDKYHGVPGADEFTYSIQTIGRSRDTYSKLGGLQSGSVVGIVGAGLSGIELASELRESRPDLRIKLFDRSPRVLRDFPERLSNYVKKWFDSNDVEIVSNSNITKVETNKLYNHEEIIPVDVVVWTAGIQPAAPVRALPGEKDSSGRVILTQYHDLPGYENVFVVGDCASLPFAPSAQLAEEQAEQIVKVLQARWKNTPLPEVMPEIKLKGFMGSLGKKQGFAYLADISVTGRIARLMKSGLLWMYKRHNG
- a CDS encoding YuzB family protein, translating into MNPMVEFCISNLANGSQEAFDILEQDSNLDVLDYGCLSYCSLCSETFFAIVNGEVVEAETPSELVKNIYKYIEENPLF
- a CDS encoding TIGR01457 family HAD-type hydrolase, which encodes MLPYKAYCLDLDGTVYKGKTPIKEAIEFVHYLQGKGIDPFFVTNNSSMTQKQFQQKLAQMDVHTSEDHIISSSIAAANYIDEHYQGKSVFMIGESGLQEALDMKRIDRTEEMADVVVMGIDHHINYEKLSNACLSVRAGATFLSTNSDHAFPSERGFLPGNGAFTKLVEHSTGVEALYMGKPQPFMLELIQKKYGFHKDEMVMIGDNYKTDILTGIRMGIDTVHVNSGVNRTEDVLQQLEKPTYLLQSLSEWIK
- a CDS encoding DUF86 domain-containing protein codes for the protein MYFVDRKKIKTTITHMNALIKLLEEKTDWNRDEVSKLALERIGQNMIESIIDIGNSMIDGFIMRDPGGYVDIIDILTDEKVITIEMDTPLKEVIDYRKVLVRDFHSIDHTQLAQVLVSNLPYLKQFPKMVESYIENELGPVSAFLPEDSNVTI
- a CDS encoding DUF3055 domain-containing protein; translation: MERFFLYDDVEDTKTRFVGFTGDSQRYDLAIVQSSRFFGKVLVMDIQYGRAAILGPDDLEEPGYLEHIYNRTEVEAEELRDYLRELLN
- a CDS encoding YutD family protein → MIIAEGYTYEVVEDYREAFKEEAFLERYSEILSKYDYIMGDWGYNQLRLKGFFEDRNNKATFDTKISTMKDYLYEYCNFGCAYFLIKKTGVAPKVVPVETDDLEQENLEQNQL
- the lipA gene encoding lipoyl synthase, with the translated sequence MTSCKPTKKEHQRKPDWLKIKLNTNEDYKGLKKLMRENNLHTVCEEARCPNIHECWGSRRTATFMILGAVCTRACRFCAVKTGLPTELDLAEPERVADSVVIMNLKHVVVTAVARDDLKDGGSEVFAETIRAIRRKNPFTSIEVLPSDMGGIEKNIRNIMDAKPDILNHNIETVRRLTPRVRARAKYDRSLELLRRAKEMQPTIPTKSSLMLGLGETHEEILEVMDDLRANNVDIMTIGQYLQPSKKHLPVLKYYSPAEFGELRKIAMSKGFSHCEAGPLVRSSYHADEQVNAAAKQRQAQGEEQLATQNS